The Gemmatimonadota bacterium genome includes a window with the following:
- a CDS encoding TfoX/Sxy family protein — translation MSDNALAGRIRPLLSQLPGYSEKNMFGGVCFMINGNMCVGTWKGSLIVRLERENHEETLAEPHTRPADIAGRIMKGWALVEPAGIANEDDLAAWVARAADYAGSLPAK, via the coding sequence ATGAGCGATAACGCGTTGGCCGGCCGGATACGGCCTCTGCTTTCACAGCTTCCGGGATACTCCGAGAAAAACATGTTCGGCGGCGTCTGCTTCATGATCAACGGCAACATGTGCGTGGGGACCTGGAAGGGCTCGCTCATCGTGCGGCTCGAGCGGGAGAATCACGAGGAGACGCTGGCCGAACCGCACACCAGACCCGCCGACATCGCGGGACGGATCATGAAAGGATGGGCGCTGGTGGAGCCCGCAGGGATCGCGAACGAGGATGACCTGGCGGCCTGGGTGGCCCGCGCCGCCGATTATGCGGGTTCCCTGCCGGCGAAGTGA
- a CDS encoding GNAT family N-acetyltransferase, translating to MENLVIRKCEPDDVEAVHQLDLDWESEGETYGFGPSSPDEIREALGPYLLVAVAEDEVIGYSRGEVHVSRDLYIFEEGEQHLEIYDLYVREPYRSAGIGGKLVERMKEIAGRNGIRRFRVHSATMDLDRVLKFYRNHGFKTWCLEMFI from the coding sequence ATGGAAAACCTGGTCATACGCAAATGCGAACCCGATGACGTGGAAGCCGTTCATCAGCTGGACCTGGACTGGGAATCCGAAGGGGAAACATACGGCTTCGGACCCAGTTCTCCGGACGAAATAAGGGAAGCCCTGGGACCCTATTTGCTCGTGGCCGTCGCAGAGGACGAAGTCATCGGGTACAGCCGCGGCGAGGTCCACGTCAGCCGCGACCTGTATATATTCGAAGAGGGGGAGCAACACCTCGAAATATACGATCTGTACGTCAGGGAACCCTACCGAAGCGCGGGAATCGGTGGAAAGCTGGTTGAACGCATGAAGGAGATTGCCGGGCGGAACGGCATCCGGAGATTCCGCGTACACTCGGCCACCATGGACCTGGACCGCGTGCTCAAGTTCTACCGGAATCACGGCTTCAAGACGTGGTGCCTGGAAATGTTCATATGA
- a CDS encoding AbrB/MazE/SpoVT family DNA-binding domain-containing protein, whose product MTESIISTNGRTTLPKPVREALGLKMGDRIRYLVDGRTVRILPVRPIDRLFGMLRYTSVPVTIKEMERTIGDAASGDAASNE is encoded by the coding sequence ATGACTGAATCAATCATATCCACTAATGGACGAACCACGCTACCTAAACCCGTGCGAGAGGCGCTTGGGTTGAAAATGGGCGACAGGATTCGCTATTTAGTTGATGGCAGAACGGTCCGCATTCTCCCCGTACGGCCGATAGATCGTCTGTTCGGCATGCTCAGATACACCTCGGTGCCAGTCACCATTAAGGAGATGGAGAGAACCATTGGAGACGCCGCGAGTGGAGACGCCGCGAGCAATGAATAA
- a CDS encoding GIY-YIG nuclease family protein translates to MRCRYIVDTTTPCRYDYTMRQFDRKFGERLIEDSPMTPAVYLFKDEQGTVLYVGKAANIRRRLQQYRNASRRKVHRKMRTLVREASTLEIMPRDSEREALLLENELIRKLRPPYNEDGTWDFLYPALGLGGTEKQVLLCFTTHVDAWQALDLKWFGVFKSRRRALAAFDALVYVLKLIGHIEPVRHLPPHERIRGSRLTGFRQVPTEVVASLERYLSGAGPDALVPLTHGLLEKPVARLSASEVQRNIRFLAHFHEQDLAPLRAAIESAGRPGTYIPQDERDALFLATDERIADNKDHIAGDSPVQ, encoded by the coding sequence ATGCGCTGTAGATACATTGTAGATACGACTACACCATGTAGATACGACTACACCATGCGCCAGTTCGACCGGAAATTCGGCGAGCGACTTATCGAAGATTCGCCCATGACGCCGGCGGTCTACCTATTCAAGGACGAGCAAGGCACCGTGCTGTACGTCGGCAAGGCCGCGAACATAAGGCGGCGCCTCCAGCAGTACCGAAACGCCTCGCGCCGCAAGGTGCACCGCAAGATGCGGACGCTGGTCCGGGAGGCGAGCACACTCGAGATCATGCCGCGGGATTCGGAACGGGAGGCGCTGCTGCTCGAGAACGAACTGATCCGCAAGCTGAGGCCGCCGTACAACGAGGACGGAACCTGGGACTTCCTCTATCCAGCCCTCGGCCTGGGCGGCACGGAGAAGCAGGTCCTGCTCTGCTTCACGACCCATGTGGATGCGTGGCAGGCACTGGACCTCAAGTGGTTCGGCGTGTTCAAGTCGCGGCGGCGCGCCCTGGCCGCCTTCGACGCGCTGGTCTACGTGCTGAAGCTGATCGGACATATCGAACCGGTCCGGCATCTCCCGCCCCACGAACGGATCCGGGGTTCCCGCCTCACCGGCTTCCGCCAGGTGCCGACCGAGGTCGTTGCCTCCCTCGAACGCTACCTGTCCGGCGCCGGGCCCGACGCCCTCGTGCCCCTGACCCACGGCCTGCTGGAGAAACCCGTCGCCCGCCTCAGCGCTTCGGAAGTCCAGCGGAACATCCGTTTTCTGGCGCACTTCCACGAGCAGGATCTCGCTCCGCTGCGCGCGGCCATAGAATCGGCAGGCCGTCCGGGAACCTACATACCGCAGGACGAACGGGACGCGCTGTTCCTTGCCACGGATGAGCGTATCGCCGATAATAAAGATCACATCGCTGGAGACTCACCTGTTCAGTAG
- a CDS encoding amidohydrolase, with protein MTAEKLIIDYISDQDDDLSRMAMDIWDHPQIAMQETYASKLQAKDLEADGFSIEWGAGGMETAFVATWGSGDPIIGFLGEYDALPGLSQTVSAEREAIEPGGPGHGCGHNLFGTACLGSVKALKRAMERDGIGGTIRYYGCPAEEQVVGKVLMARDGVFDDLDAAITWHPGATNLVWNGSSLALNSFKVNFHGVAAHASAMPHQGRSALDGVMLMDVGMNYLREHVIPEARIHSVVTSGGEAPNVVPAYAQVWYYIRSPKRAEVDEMYERVLDIAKGAALMSGTTHDIEFIGGAYEVLPNGTISDLMLKNMQAVNDLAFSAEERRFARQLQATFPENAVRSAYERMEKSTVKDSIAESIENPLWTQVLPHTDTPPHVEGSTDVGDVSWIAPTGQLTTCCWPLGTPAHSWQMVASSGSSIGSRGMLFAAKALALTGLDLLRDPALLKRANEEFDEARDGKTYKSALPEA; from the coding sequence ATGACCGCGGAAAAACTGATTATCGATTACATAAGCGACCAGGACGACGACCTGTCCCGGATGGCCATGGACATCTGGGACCATCCGCAGATCGCGATGCAGGAGACCTACGCGTCGAAACTGCAGGCAAAGGATCTGGAAGCGGACGGCTTTAGCATCGAGTGGGGCGCCGGGGGGATGGAAACAGCCTTCGTCGCCACCTGGGGCTCGGGAGATCCCATCATCGGGTTCCTGGGGGAGTACGACGCACTGCCGGGCCTGTCCCAGACGGTTTCCGCCGAGCGGGAAGCCATCGAACCGGGCGGCCCCGGCCACGGCTGCGGCCACAACCTCTTCGGCACGGCGTGCCTGGGCTCGGTAAAGGCCCTGAAGCGCGCGATGGAACGGGATGGCATCGGCGGCACGATCCGGTACTACGGCTGTCCCGCGGAAGAGCAGGTGGTGGGCAAGGTGCTCATGGCGCGCGACGGCGTCTTCGACGACCTCGACGCCGCCATCACCTGGCATCCCGGCGCAACGAACCTGGTCTGGAACGGTTCGTCCCTCGCGCTCAACTCCTTCAAGGTGAATTTCCACGGCGTGGCCGCCCATGCCTCGGCCATGCCGCACCAGGGACGCAGCGCCCTCGACGGCGTGATGCTGATGGACGTGGGCATGAACTATCTCCGGGAGCACGTGATCCCGGAGGCCCGCATCCACAGCGTGGTCACGAGCGGCGGGGAGGCGCCGAACGTGGTGCCGGCCTATGCCCAGGTGTGGTACTACATCCGGTCGCCGAAACGCGCCGAGGTGGACGAGATGTACGAACGGGTGCTCGATATCGCGAAGGGCGCCGCGCTGATGAGCGGCACGACCCACGATATCGAGTTCATCGGGGGCGCCTACGAGGTCCTGCCGAACGGCACGATCTCCGACCTGATGCTGAAGAACATGCAGGCCGTGAACGACCTCGCCTTCTCCGCCGAGGAGCGGCGCTTCGCCCGGCAGCTCCAGGCGACTTTTCCCGAGAACGCGGTCCGGTCGGCCTACGAGCGGATGGAGAAATCGACGGTCAAGGATTCCATTGCCGAGAGCATCGAGAATCCCCTCTGGACGCAGGTGCTTCCCCATACCGATACCCCGCCGCACGTGGAAGGTTCGACGGACGTGGGCGACGTGAGCTGGATCGCGCCCACGGGGCAGCTCACGACCTGCTGCTGGCCCCTGGGCACGCCGGCCCACAGCTGGCAGATGGTGGCCTCCTCCGGTTCGAGCATCGGCAGCCGGGGGATGCTCTTCGCCGCCAAGGCCCTGGCGCTGACGGGCCTGGACCTGTTGCGGGACCCGGCACTGCTCAAGCGCGCCAACGAGGAATTCGACGAGGCGCGGGACGGCAAGACGTACAAGAGCGCGCTTCCTGAGGCGTAG
- a CDS encoding phytanoyl-CoA dioxygenase family protein: protein MPKVAVPSEPKSAIPPDARDLYLRDGFYLSPPIIPADLIERVTARMDAVMDGEYETGEPSRRSWNPGDDPKRIRKIDQAHLSDRTIYELASHPAIGRWAAALLGAKRVQLWASQMLYKPPAGSDGGVTGNVGWHQDKQYWRYLEGELFTAWVAVSDVTEASGPMRFLRGSHRWGLLDSGDFFGHDHEAQQKDIPVPEGENWEEACAVLPPGAVSYHDRHTYHASGPNVSDAPRRSFAFHLRTENTHPVEGRTDYYVQHLDDPAYCPVLYEA from the coding sequence ATGCCTAAGGTTGCCGTTCCCTCGGAGCCGAAGTCCGCCATCCCCCCGGACGCCCGGGACCTGTACCTACGGGACGGCTTCTACCTGTCGCCGCCCATCATCCCGGCCGATCTGATCGAACGGGTGACCGCCCGCATGGACGCGGTCATGGACGGCGAATACGAGACCGGGGAACCGTCGCGCAGATCATGGAACCCGGGCGACGACCCGAAGCGCATCCGCAAGATCGACCAGGCGCACCTGTCGGACCGGACCATCTACGAACTGGCCTCGCACCCCGCCATCGGGCGCTGGGCCGCCGCCCTGCTGGGGGCGAAGCGCGTCCAGCTGTGGGCCTCGCAGATGCTCTACAAGCCGCCTGCCGGCTCAGACGGCGGGGTGACGGGCAATGTCGGCTGGCACCAGGACAAGCAGTACTGGAGGTACCTGGAGGGCGAGCTGTTCACGGCCTGGGTCGCCGTGAGCGACGTGACCGAGGCGTCCGGGCCCATGCGGTTCCTGCGGGGCTCGCACCGTTGGGGGCTGCTGGACAGCGGAGACTTCTTCGGCCACGACCACGAGGCGCAGCAAAAGGACATCCCCGTACCCGAGGGAGAAAACTGGGAAGAAGCCTGTGCGGTCCTGCCTCCCGGCGCGGTCAGTTACCACGACCGCCACACCTACCACGCCAGCGGGCCGAACGTATCGGACGCGCCGCGCCGCAGCTTTGCCTTTCACCTGCGGACGGAAAACACGCATCCGGTGGAGGGCCGCACCGACTACTACGTGCAGCACCTGGACGATCCCGCGTATTGTCCGGTGCTGTACGAGGCGTGA
- a CDS encoding DEAD/DEAH box helicase, which translates to MTNDLFHPAVAAWFEDRFEEPSDIQKRAWPVIKQRQNTLIAAPTGSGKTLAAFLSSIDDLVRQGQYGSLPEGTQIVYVSPLKALSNDIHANLQVPLKGIQAILKERGRPDVPIRVAVRTGDTPTSERAAMTKHPPHILVTTPESLYLLLTSAGGRRILPNVHTLIIDEIHALVGNKRGSHLALSVERLERLTSGPLTRIGISATQKPIDRIAHFLSGAGYAKGKGCKILNTGHRRKLELKIEVPRSPLGAVMSNEVWEEVYERLEELILRHRTTLVFVTTRSMSERLARHLSERLGTENVTSHHGSMSKEHRHDAEQRLKAGALKALVATASLELGIDIGAVDLVCQIGSPKAIATLIQRVGRSGHTITGTPKGRLFPLTRDELVEAAAIMDSVRRGELDRIIIPEQPLDVLAQQIIAEVANCDFSEDDLYHLVRKAYPYRGLSREEFDGVVSMLAEGYTPRRGRKHAYIQRDLMNGTVRGRKGARINALMSGGTIPDQFDYDVIMEPTETFIGTLNEDFAIESTAGDIVQLGNNSWRILRVEKGKIRVEDAQGLPPTMPFWFGEAPGRTVELSASLSRLREEVASRMDVGSEKGKLDPEWKREAEDWLMESAGVSHVAATQIAEYLGAAKAALGVIPSQKDLVAERFFDEAGDMHLVLHSPFGSRVNRAWGLALRKRFCRTFNFELQAAANEDAIILSLGATHSFPLDDVFSYLNAKTVREVLVQALLDAPMFEVRWRWNASTALAVLRRRGGDRVPPQIQRSVAEDLIAQVFPDQIACLENIAGDREVPDHPLVSQTIEDCLHEAMDVETLETVLKTMKSGDMNVHARDLREPSPMAEEILNARPYAFLDDAPLEERRTNAVRNRRWLDPAVASDLGRLDPEAIDTVRGDAWPEVRSPDELHDALVLAGYVTEEEGRKGDQFGSWTEYYNVLEGDLRAATLVTEGGKRLWTPLERRIHFERVHPQGRFEPAEEIPDDVRGNLGKGFQAAARQARPADASEPTEPARPADASATEEHVLAEYALVELIRGRLETLGPVTAAELAGSIDMPVGKVDQALAALEQEGFVFRGQFSPDADADVLEWCERRLLARIHRFTITKLRREIQPVSPADFMQFLFTWHHLAPDTRLKGADAVTAVLRMLEGVEAPAAAWESEILPSRVTDYDYAWLDNLCLSGKYAWGRLRPHRSNGEHGKTAGPIRSTPIAIVDRMNRSLWMSLSGAAGDEDLPLSTYAKTVLDLMTRQGAVFFDDITSQSGLLRTHAEEAVAELVSAGMATSDSFAGLRALLVPSRHRESRRGRERRNPFDLSTAGRWGLTSRVPAEGNAEEDLEAYARVALARYGVVFRRLTERENTSPPWRDLVRVLRRMEARGEIRGGRFVNGVWGEQYALGEAVTLLRSIRRKEKQGTLVAISAADPLNLVGIITPGRRVPGITTNRILYRDGEPILIMEGGEIRETSPVAAEDQWALRQELVKRDFPPKLKAYLSGRRTREKAGAQKS; encoded by the coding sequence ATGACCAACGACCTCTTCCATCCCGCCGTGGCCGCGTGGTTCGAGGACCGGTTCGAGGAACCGTCCGACATCCAGAAGCGCGCCTGGCCGGTCATCAAGCAGCGTCAGAACACGCTGATCGCGGCGCCCACGGGTTCCGGCAAGACGCTCGCGGCCTTCCTGTCCTCCATCGACGACCTGGTCCGCCAGGGCCAGTACGGATCGCTGCCCGAGGGCACGCAGATCGTCTACGTTTCGCCCCTGAAGGCCCTCAGCAACGACATCCACGCCAACCTGCAGGTCCCGCTGAAGGGCATTCAGGCGATTCTGAAGGAGCGCGGCCGGCCCGACGTGCCGATCCGCGTGGCGGTCCGAACCGGCGACACGCCCACGAGCGAGCGCGCCGCCATGACGAAGCATCCGCCCCACATCCTGGTGACGACGCCGGAAAGCCTCTACCTGCTGCTGACCAGCGCGGGCGGGCGCCGGATCCTGCCGAACGTGCACACGCTCATCATCGACGAGATCCACGCGCTGGTGGGCAACAAACGGGGATCCCACCTGGCCCTTTCGGTGGAGCGGCTGGAACGGCTTACCTCCGGTCCGCTCACGCGCATCGGCATATCGGCCACGCAGAAACCCATCGACCGGATCGCCCACTTCCTCTCCGGCGCGGGCTACGCGAAGGGCAAGGGCTGCAAGATCCTCAACACCGGGCATCGGCGCAAACTCGAGCTGAAGATCGAAGTGCCCCGTTCCCCCCTCGGCGCCGTCATGTCGAACGAGGTGTGGGAAGAGGTGTACGAACGCCTCGAGGAGCTCATCCTGCGGCACAGGACGACCCTGGTCTTCGTCACGACCCGGAGCATGTCGGAGCGGCTGGCCCGCCACCTGAGCGAACGGCTGGGCACCGAGAACGTCACCTCCCACCACGGCAGCATGTCGAAGGAGCACCGGCACGACGCCGAACAGCGGCTCAAGGCCGGCGCGCTTAAGGCGCTGGTGGCCACGGCTTCCCTGGAACTGGGCATCGACATCGGCGCCGTGGACCTCGTCTGCCAGATCGGCTCTCCCAAGGCGATCGCCACGCTCATCCAGCGGGTGGGCCGCTCGGGCCACACGATCACGGGCACGCCGAAGGGCCGCCTCTTCCCCCTGACGCGGGACGAACTCGTGGAGGCGGCCGCCATCATGGACTCGGTGCGGCGGGGCGAGCTGGACCGGATCATCATCCCCGAACAGCCCCTCGACGTGCTGGCCCAGCAGATCATCGCGGAGGTGGCCAACTGCGATTTCAGCGAGGACGATCTGTACCACCTGGTGCGAAAGGCCTATCCCTACCGCGGTCTGTCCCGGGAGGAATTCGACGGCGTCGTGTCCATGCTGGCCGAGGGCTATACGCCGCGCCGGGGCCGCAAGCACGCCTACATCCAGCGGGACCTCATGAACGGTACGGTCAGGGGCCGCAAGGGGGCCCGGATCAACGCCCTGATGTCGGGCGGGACGATTCCCGACCAGTTCGACTACGACGTGATTATGGAACCCACGGAGACCTTCATCGGCACGCTGAACGAGGACTTCGCCATCGAGAGCACGGCCGGGGACATCGTGCAGCTGGGGAACAACTCGTGGCGGATCCTGCGCGTGGAGAAGGGCAAGATCCGCGTAGAGGACGCCCAGGGCCTGCCGCCCACCATGCCCTTCTGGTTCGGCGAGGCGCCGGGGAGGACGGTCGAACTCTCCGCTTCCCTGTCGCGGCTGAGGGAAGAGGTGGCGAGCCGGATGGACGTGGGTTCGGAAAAAGGGAAGCTCGACCCGGAATGGAAGCGGGAGGCCGAGGACTGGCTGATGGAATCCGCGGGCGTCTCCCACGTCGCGGCGACGCAGATTGCGGAGTACCTCGGCGCGGCCAAGGCGGCCCTCGGCGTCATCCCCTCGCAGAAGGACCTGGTGGCGGAACGGTTCTTCGACGAGGCCGGCGACATGCACCTGGTGCTGCACAGCCCCTTCGGAAGCCGGGTCAACCGGGCCTGGGGACTGGCCCTGCGCAAGCGTTTCTGCCGGACCTTCAACTTCGAGCTGCAGGCCGCGGCCAACGAGGATGCCATCATCCTGTCCCTGGGCGCCACCCACAGCTTCCCCCTGGACGACGTCTTCAGCTACCTCAACGCCAAGACGGTCCGGGAGGTCCTGGTCCAGGCTCTTCTCGACGCGCCCATGTTCGAGGTGCGCTGGCGCTGGAACGCGTCCACCGCCCTGGCCGTGCTGCGGCGCAGGGGCGGCGATCGGGTGCCGCCACAGATTCAGCGGTCCGTGGCCGAGGACCTGATCGCCCAGGTGTTCCCCGACCAGATCGCGTGCCTGGAGAACATCGCGGGCGACCGGGAGGTGCCGGACCATCCCCTGGTCAGCCAGACGATCGAGGACTGCCTGCACGAGGCCATGGACGTCGAGACCCTGGAAACTGTCCTGAAGACGATGAAGTCCGGAGACATGAACGTGCACGCCCGGGACCTGCGCGAGCCCTCGCCCATGGCCGAGGAGATCCTCAACGCCCGGCCCTACGCTTTCCTGGACGACGCGCCCCTCGAGGAGCGGCGGACCAACGCCGTCCGGAACCGCCGCTGGCTCGACCCCGCGGTCGCCAGCGACCTGGGACGCCTGGACCCCGAGGCTATCGACACCGTGCGTGGCGACGCCTGGCCCGAGGTGCGCAGTCCCGACGAACTCCACGACGCCCTGGTGCTCGCTGGGTATGTCACGGAAGAAGAGGGGCGCAAGGGCGATCAGTTCGGGAGCTGGACGGAATACTACAACGTATTGGAAGGCGACCTCCGGGCCGCCACGCTCGTGACGGAGGGCGGGAAACGCCTGTGGACGCCCCTGGAACGGCGAATCCATTTCGAGCGGGTGCATCCGCAGGGGCGGTTCGAACCGGCGGAGGAAATCCCGGACGACGTGAGAGGCAACCTGGGGAAGGGTTTTCAGGCCGCAGCCAGGCAGGCCCGCCCGGCCGACGCATCCGAGCCGACCGAGCCGGCCAGGCCGGCCGACGCATCCGCCACGGAAGAACACGTACTGGCAGAATACGCATTGGTGGAACTGATACGGGGCAGGCTGGAGACGCTGGGTCCGGTCACGGCGGCCGAACTGGCCGGGTCCATCGACATGCCGGTCGGCAAGGTCGACCAGGCGCTGGCCGCCCTGGAGCAGGAGGGGTTCGTCTTCAGGGGACAGTTTTCGCCGGACGCCGACGCGGACGTGCTGGAATGGTGCGAGCGCCGGCTGCTGGCCCGGATCCACCGCTTCACGATCACCAAACTGCGCCGGGAGATCCAGCCCGTTTCACCCGCCGACTTCATGCAGTTTCTCTTCACCTGGCATCACCTGGCGCCCGACACCCGGCTCAAGGGGGCCGACGCCGTGACGGCCGTGCTTCGCATGCTGGAAGGCGTGGAGGCGCCGGCCGCGGCCTGGGAGAGCGAGATCCTGCCGTCCCGCGTCACCGACTACGATTACGCCTGGCTCGACAACCTGTGCCTTTCCGGCAAGTACGCCTGGGGACGGCTTCGTCCCCACCGGTCGAACGGTGAACACGGAAAGACGGCCGGTCCGATCCGGTCTACGCCCATCGCCATCGTGGACCGCATGAACCGTTCGCTGTGGATGTCCCTGAGCGGCGCGGCCGGCGACGAAGACCTTCCGCTTTCCACCTACGCGAAGACGGTGCTGGACCTGATGACCCGGCAGGGCGCCGTGTTTTTCGACGACATCACCTCGCAGTCGGGCCTCCTCCGGACCCACGCCGAGGAAGCCGTGGCGGAACTGGTATCGGCTGGGATGGCGACCTCCGACAGTTTCGCGGGCCTCCGGGCCCTGCTGGTACCGTCGCGTCACCGGGAGTCGAGGCGGGGAAGGGAACGCCGGAATCCCTTCGACCTGTCGACGGCGGGACGGTGGGGTCTGACGTCCCGCGTGCCGGCGGAAGGCAACGCGGAAGAGGATCTCGAGGCCTATGCCCGCGTCGCGCTCGCCCGTTACGGCGTCGTGTTCCGCCGCCTGACGGAGCGGGAGAACACCTCGCCGCCGTGGCGGGACCTGGTGCGGGTGCTGAGACGCATGGAGGCCCGGGGAGAAATCCGCGGCGGCCGGTTCGTGAACGGCGTCTGGGGCGAGCAGTACGCCCTGGGCGAAGCCGTGACCTTGTTGCGGAGCATCCGGCGCAAGGAGAAACAGGGCACGCTCGTAGCCATCAGCGCCGCCGACCCCCTGAACCTGGTGGGCATCATCACACCCGGGCGGCGCGTGCCCGGCATCACGACCAACCGGATCCTTTACCGGGACGGCGAACCCATCCTGATCATGGAAGGCGGCGAAATCAGGGAGACGTCCCCGGTGGCGGCCGAAGATCAGTGGGCGCTGCGGCAGGAGCTGGTCAAGCGGGATTTCCCACCGAAGCTGAAGGCCTATCTGAGTGGCCGCCGGACCCGTGAAAAGGCCGGTGCGCAAAAGTCATAA
- a CDS encoding PfkB family carbohydrate kinase has translation MTPHRLESLLSRFAGLSIMVVGDFFLDKYLVLDPALDEPSLETGLTARQVVARRCMPGAAGTVMANLHALGVGDLFAVGNTGDDGEGYELRQGLAAMGVRLDGLVESPDRFTPSYIKPMNREPGGERESSRIDIQNRTPTPRDLEDRIIGFIGDMTSRMDGVAVLDQVGQRNTGVVTDRVRDALCGLGRTLPDKVILADSRERIGEFRHVIRKGNRDEMRGASEDRRSGVMRGEGVIRGAEEETTRPVYVTLGADGLLLIDGNDSRHVPGIRVPGPVDTVGAGDSVTAGIVASLAAGVTPLEAGLVGNLAASVTVRQLGVTGTASPAQLVEALKMLMEDKKTPG, from the coding sequence ATGACTCCACACCGTCTCGAAAGCCTGCTTTCCCGCTTCGCCGGCCTATCCATCATGGTCGTGGGCGACTTCTTCCTGGACAAGTACCTGGTCCTCGATCCGGCACTGGACGAACCGTCCCTGGAGACGGGGCTGACCGCGCGCCAGGTCGTCGCCAGACGCTGCATGCCCGGCGCCGCAGGCACGGTCATGGCCAACCTGCACGCCCTGGGCGTCGGAGACCTGTTCGCCGTGGGGAACACGGGCGACGACGGGGAGGGGTACGAGCTCAGGCAGGGCCTGGCGGCCATGGGGGTCCGCCTCGACGGACTGGTCGAATCCCCGGACCGGTTCACGCCCTCCTACATCAAGCCCATGAACCGGGAGCCGGGAGGAGAACGGGAATCAAGCCGCATCGACATACAGAACCGGACGCCCACGCCGCGTGACCTGGAAGACCGTATAATCGGATTCATCGGAGACATGACGTCCAGGATGGACGGCGTGGCCGTCCTGGACCAGGTGGGACAGCGCAACACGGGGGTCGTCACGGACCGGGTCCGGGATGCGCTCTGTGGCCTGGGCAGGACATTGCCGGACAAGGTCATCCTGGCGGATTCGCGCGAACGCATCGGCGAATTCCGCCACGTCATCCGCAAGGGAAACCGGGACGAGATGCGCGGGGCGTCCGAGGATCGGAGGTCGGGTGTGATGCGCGGTGAGGGCGTGATTCGTGGAGCGGAGGAAGAAACGACACGGCCGGTTTACGTCACCCTCGGCGCGGACGGCCTGCTGCTGATTGACGGCAATGACAGCCGGCATGTACCCGGCATACGCGTTCCGGGACCCGTGGACACCGTAGGGGCCGGGGACAGCGTCACGGCCGGGATCGTGGCCTCGCTGGCCGCCGGCGTGACGCCCTTGGAGGCCGGCCTGGTCGGCAACCTCGCGGCTTCGGTCACCGTCCGTCAGCTGGGTGTCACGGGAACGGCTTCGCCCGCGCAGTTGGTAGAAGCATTGAAGATGCTGATGGAAGATAAGAAGACGCCGGGCTGA